Genomic DNA from Peribacillus simplex:
ATAAAATCCATGGTCAAACCTTACCAATTGATAAAAAAGATATGTTCGCTTTTACATCCAAAGAGCCGCTGGGGGTAGTAGCCGCCATTACTCCTTGGAATTCCCCTCTTTATTTAACAACCTTGAAGCTTGCACCTGCACTTATAGCAGGAAATACTATTGTCATTAAACCTTCAGAAATGACTTCGGCATCTCTATTGGAGCTGGTGAAACTGGTTGAAGAAGCTGGTTTTCCACCTGGTGTAGTCAATGTCGTTACCGGCTTTGGAATGCCTGTAGGCGATACACTCACCTCCCATCCTCTTGTAAGGCGTGTGGCCTTTACGGGAGGTTCGGAATCAGCACGGCACATTGTTCGTAATTCGGCTCAAAATTTTGCTCAGGTATCACTTGAACTTGGAGGGAAATCACCGAATATCGTGTTTGAGGATGCTAATACGGATAATGCCGCGATGGGAATCATAGCTGGTATATTTGGTGCTTCGGGGCAAAGTTGTGTGGCTGGTTCACGTGCATTTTTACATGTCGACATTTACGATGAAGTGATGCAAAAACTCGTAGATCGTGTATCGAAAATTAAGATTGGTGATCCTTTTCAAGATGATACAGAAATGGGACCGCTGGCAACTCAAGCCCAATTGGAGCGTGTCCAAAAATACGTAGCTATCGGGTTAGATGAAGGTGGAAAACTTGTTTGCGGAGGTAAAAAGCCTGAATATTTAGATAAAGGCTGGTATTATGAGCCCACGATCTTCGAACATCGCGATAACGATTCCCGTATGACTAAAGAAGAAATATTTGGTCCTGTGTTAAGTGTTATCCCTTTTAAAGATGAAAAAGAGGTTATTCAATTAGCAAACAGTACTGATTACGGATTAGCGGCAGGAATTTGGGTGAGTGATATTGCAAAAGCCCATCGAGTCGCGAAAGCTATACGTGCTGGAATCGTATGGGTGAATACCTATCGAAGTATATCACCAATTGCTGCAATCGGCGGCTCTGGCCTAAGTGGTTATGGAAGAGAAGGCGGTTATGAAGCGATTCATGAATATATGCAAGATAAAGTGGTTTGGATCAATACATCATCTCAACCGATTCCTGACCCGTTCATAATGAGGTAGTGAAATTTGAAGGGTAGACGCCTGGTATCAAATTGTAATAATAAGGAG
This window encodes:
- a CDS encoding aldehyde dehydrogenase gives rise to the protein MKELKKYQMYINGEWVESSSGEYFDSYNPATEEAWCQVAKGNVEDVNHAVQSAHNAFLHSGWTDMTFTERGRLVRKLGELIAIHSEELAKVESLDNGKLIREMRGQVKYLPEFFYYYAGLADKIHGQTLPIDKKDMFAFTSKEPLGVVAAITPWNSPLYLTTLKLAPALIAGNTIVIKPSEMTSASLLELVKLVEEAGFPPGVVNVVTGFGMPVGDTLTSHPLVRRVAFTGGSESARHIVRNSAQNFAQVSLELGGKSPNIVFEDANTDNAAMGIIAGIFGASGQSCVAGSRAFLHVDIYDEVMQKLVDRVSKIKIGDPFQDDTEMGPLATQAQLERVQKYVAIGLDEGGKLVCGGKKPEYLDKGWYYEPTIFEHRDNDSRMTKEEIFGPVLSVIPFKDEKEVIQLANSTDYGLAAGIWVSDIAKAHRVAKAIRAGIVWVNTYRSISPIAAIGGSGLSGYGREGGYEAIHEYMQDKVVWINTSSQPIPDPFIMR